In the genome of Ancylomarina subtilis, one region contains:
- a CDS encoding response regulator transcription factor, whose amino-acid sequence MENSEYKILLVDDEPDILEFLSYNLKKEKFQVETANNGIEGIEVAKKFQPHLIILDVMMPEMDGIETCDKLREMPEFSDVLITFLTARSEDYSQIAGFDAGADDYISKPIKPKVLISRVKAMLKRANRSTNKAEENESTLIQIGPITIDKERYLVIKGDEELSLPRKEFELLLLLSSRPQRVFTRDEIYNGVWGENIVVGDRTIDVHIRKLREKLGDNLIKTVKGVGYKFID is encoded by the coding sequence ATGGAAAATAGCGAATATAAAATTTTACTGGTCGATGACGAACCCGATATTTTAGAATTCTTAAGTTATAATTTAAAAAAGGAAAAATTTCAGGTCGAAACGGCTAATAATGGGATTGAAGGAATCGAAGTGGCTAAAAAATTTCAACCCCACTTGATTATATTAGATGTGATGATGCCAGAAATGGATGGTATTGAAACGTGTGATAAGTTGAGAGAAATGCCCGAATTTTCAGATGTACTGATTACTTTTTTAACAGCCCGAAGCGAGGATTATTCTCAAATTGCTGGTTTTGATGCCGGCGCTGATGACTACATAAGCAAGCCGATAAAACCGAAAGTTTTGATCTCACGTGTTAAGGCTATGTTGAAACGTGCCAATCGATCAACCAATAAAGCTGAGGAGAATGAAAGCACATTGATTCAAATTGGACCCATTACTATTGATAAGGAACGTTATTTGGTAATAAAGGGTGATGAAGAATTGTCTTTACCAAGAAAAGAGTTTGAACTCTTATTATTACTATCCTCACGCCCTCAAAGAGTTTTTACTCGAGACGAAATTTACAATGGCGTGTGGGGTGAAAATATTGTTGTTGGAGATAGAACCATTGATGTTCATATTAGAAAATTGCGAGAGAAATTGGGTGATAATTTGATCAAGACCGTAAAAGGTGTTGGTTATAAATTTATCGATTAG
- a CDS encoding ComF family protein, giving the protein MPPKTRYKKWNSLSFFLRSLWWDFLNLFFPLTCAACGNYLFKNEKVICTSCLFQLPKTNFHFQKENPISDIFLGRVKIENATAYFTFNKGSRYQKLIHKLKYNRQAEIGIELGKHLGNTLMNSSDYRCIDAVIPVPLHPKKKKARTYNQSEMIAKGIAEAMKSKLIVDVLIRNVHSESQTKKNKIERWLNVKNVFAVKTKDVLNNKHVLLVDDVVTTGATLESCAQKLLEVDGIKVSIACLAQA; this is encoded by the coding sequence ATGCCTCCTAAAACACGCTATAAAAAATGGAACTCATTGAGTTTCTTTCTAAGAAGTCTTTGGTGGGATTTTCTAAATCTTTTTTTCCCATTAACCTGTGCAGCTTGTGGCAATTATTTATTCAAAAACGAAAAGGTTATTTGTACCTCCTGTCTTTTTCAACTACCCAAAACCAATTTTCACTTTCAAAAAGAAAACCCCATTTCTGACATTTTTTTAGGAAGAGTTAAAATAGAAAATGCAACAGCATATTTTACTTTTAATAAGGGGAGTCGTTATCAAAAACTCATACACAAACTTAAATACAATCGACAAGCAGAAATTGGTATTGAATTAGGGAAACATTTGGGCAATACTTTGATGAATTCTTCGGATTACAGATGTATCGACGCCGTTATTCCCGTCCCACTTCATCCCAAAAAGAAAAAGGCGAGAACTTATAACCAGTCAGAAATGATTGCGAAAGGTATTGCTGAAGCCATGAAATCGAAATTAATTGTCGATGTTCTAATCAGAAATGTACATTCAGAATCTCAAACCAAAAAAAATAAAATTGAACGCTGGCTCAACGTTAAAAATGTATTTGCCGTAAAAACAAAGGACGTTTTAAACAACAAACATGTTTTATTAGTTGATGATGTCGTGACAACAGGAGCAACTCTTGAATCCTGTGCTCAAAAATTGTTGGAAGTTGATGGTATTAAAGTGAGCATTGCCTGTTTGGCACAAGCTTAA
- a CDS encoding TonB family protein has protein sequence MIKAKKNREVEYRTNMSAWEELKDYLKRNRFGLMGTLAFHMVLLILLLLFKLNSPLHFVETEILLAIPDDIIEQIEQENNREEEEKIEKQKEKVSTSVDELLKSIAVNQDLKTENRNAPTANDLDKMIDDIKQELESYESNDYGAAKKDLEAFKRDSANLANERKKQLETDSIKNIEYSGPSSVFYSLKGRHKLKLPIPVYKCEESGRVRVEITVNREGKVIKAKVLEKESDTRDENLYEAALNAAYRSRFNLDNSSPVRQVGSITFNFVRQ, from the coding sequence GTGATTAAGGCAAAAAAAAATAGAGAAGTAGAATACAGAACGAATATGAGTGCTTGGGAAGAGTTGAAGGACTACTTAAAACGCAACCGATTTGGTTTAATGGGAACCTTGGCTTTTCACATGGTTTTACTTATTCTTTTATTGTTGTTTAAACTCAATTCACCTTTACATTTTGTTGAGACTGAAATTTTGTTGGCTATTCCGGATGATATTATTGAACAAATCGAACAGGAAAATAATAGGGAAGAGGAAGAAAAAATCGAGAAACAAAAAGAAAAAGTTTCGACCAGTGTTGATGAGTTGCTAAAATCTATTGCCGTTAATCAGGATTTAAAAACGGAAAACAGAAATGCACCAACGGCCAATGATCTTGATAAAATGATTGACGATATCAAACAAGAATTAGAAAGTTATGAGTCCAATGATTATGGTGCAGCAAAAAAAGATTTGGAAGCGTTTAAGCGCGATAGTGCAAATTTGGCTAACGAACGTAAGAAGCAACTTGAAACCGATTCCATTAAAAATATAGAATACTCAGGTCCAAGCAGTGTTTTTTATAGTTTGAAAGGGCGACATAAATTAAAATTGCCCATACCAGTTTATAAATGTGAAGAATCGGGTCGGGTTCGTGTTGAAATAACAGTCAATCGCGAAGGCAAGGTTATAAAAGCTAAGGTGCTTGAAAAGGAATCAGACACCAGAGACGAAAATTTATATGAAGCTGCCTTAAATGCGGCTTATCGATCTCGCTTTAATCTTGATAATTCAAGCCCTGTTAGACAAGTGGGAAGTATTACTTTTAATTTTGTTCGTCAATAA
- a CDS encoding glycoside hydrolase family 16 protein — MALFLASKLRKAANTSLLEERKNQLLNDHQEFIAFEQSEDLQNFIELEKVINSDDFKQTRKQIEAKTYKGSELERKEKKLKKILNSKPYKTYLTVVEGSEISKFEKMKESDELVKYMELQADVNSGKLTKKSDNENWLLYKKLKSSSEIRAYFKFKHSKKHKIYLEVSNSNLLQEIETLKTEVSSEEFISEKNYLLDKKRFEKSEAFNQLITYKELSEAESFKKYFKLVKKNDFDQIKEWKLTFSEDFEGTELDKEKWITRYYWGDVLMNDNYALPNDSHIFSDKNIKISNSVARLETRKEKAQGKVWDKQFGFIPTEFDYTSALISTGKSFRQKYGLFEAKIKVSDIKNVMHSFWMLSDRNLPHIDIARTSSCGKLIPSHINGSEEKPVVSKSKVNGLDWTHDFFIYSLEWAPNKLVWRINDVIVKTETENIPQEPMYLILSSGVSNPKSDVNAVMEIDWVKCYEKV; from the coding sequence ATGGCTTTATTCCTTGCATCAAAACTTCGAAAAGCAGCTAATACTTCATTACTCGAAGAGAGAAAGAATCAGCTTTTGAACGATCATCAAGAATTTATTGCCTTTGAACAATCAGAGGATTTACAGAATTTTATTGAACTTGAAAAAGTGATTAATTCTGATGATTTTAAGCAAACCAGAAAACAAATTGAAGCTAAAACTTACAAGGGAAGTGAACTTGAAAGGAAAGAAAAAAAGCTAAAGAAAATTCTAAATTCTAAACCTTATAAGACTTACTTAACGGTTGTAGAAGGATCTGAAATTTCGAAGTTTGAAAAGATGAAAGAATCTGACGAGCTTGTGAAATATATGGAATTGCAAGCAGATGTCAATTCCGGAAAACTGACTAAAAAGAGTGATAATGAAAATTGGCTACTTTATAAGAAGCTGAAAAGCTCATCTGAAATTCGTGCTTATTTTAAATTTAAGCATTCAAAAAAACACAAAATCTATTTGGAGGTTTCCAATTCGAATTTACTTCAGGAGATTGAAACGTTAAAGACGGAAGTGTCTTCGGAGGAATTCATCTCTGAAAAAAATTATTTATTGGATAAAAAGCGATTCGAAAAGTCTGAAGCTTTTAATCAACTGATCACCTACAAGGAATTGAGTGAAGCTGAATCGTTCAAAAAATATTTCAAACTAGTCAAGAAAAATGATTTTGATCAGATTAAGGAATGGAAGTTAACTTTTTCTGAAGATTTTGAGGGGACTGAGTTGGATAAGGAAAAATGGATAACCCGTTATTATTGGGGCGACGTTTTGATGAATGATAACTATGCCTTACCGAATGATTCTCATATTTTTTCGGATAAGAATATTAAAATATCAAATTCCGTAGCTCGACTTGAAACCCGAAAAGAAAAAGCCCAAGGTAAAGTTTGGGATAAACAATTTGGTTTTATTCCGACCGAATTTGATTATACATCTGCTTTAATCAGTACAGGGAAGTCTTTCCGACAAAAGTATGGTCTTTTTGAAGCTAAAATTAAAGTGAGTGATATTAAAAATGTGATGCATTCGTTTTGGATGCTTTCAGACAGAAATTTACCACATATTGATATTGCCAGAACGAGTAGCTGTGGTAAATTAATTCCATCTCATATTAATGGGAGTGAAGAAAAACCTGTTGTAAGTAAGTCAAAGGTGAATGGGCTGGATTGGACCCATGATTTTTTCATCTATTCTTTGGAGTGGGCTCCAAATAAATTGGTTTGGAGAATAAATGACGTGATTGTGAAAACAGAAACTGAAAATATTCCACAGGAACCCATGTATTTGATTTTAAGTTCAGGTGTTTCAAATCCAAAATCAGATGTGAATGCTGTTATGGAAATTGATTGGGTTAAGTGTTACGAAAAAGTTTAA
- a CDS encoding efflux RND transporter permease subunit, whose protein sequence is MNDNTKNTAAENKQRQFKPTFAALKNKNSIFILTVLLSLYGLFSYVGMPRELFPEVVIPNISISTLYPGNSPVDIENLVTRPIEKELKSLKNVKKLSSASFEDMSLIIVEFNTDIEVKQALQDTKDKVDKALSELPDDLPNDPVVEDIDMADFPILNVNLSGDYGLDDLKHFAEELQDKFESLPEVSEADIKGIDEREIKINADLHKMEANGISFKDIETAIGDENITMSAGTLITDNTRRSIRTSADYTSMEQIKNTIVKVTNNKVVYLKDVAEVVDGYEELSSISRLENNPVVSLSLSKKSGENLLAATDQIYKIINELKESGFLPEGLKVTVTNDTSEDVRGMISDLENSIIMGMILVVLILYLFMGLRNALFSGLAIPMSMFISFIVLSQMGYTINQMILFSLILALGMLVDNAIVVVENVYRLHEEGLSPLEATKKGVSEIAGPIISSTATTVAAFFPLLMWGGIMGEFMKYLPITLIIVLTSSLFVALILNPVFTATFVKIDDIKSKLKYKRVITIASIFIAISIPFYIAASYFMANILACIALIMLINLLALRPFARWFQLKMLVTLEDLYEKTLRFALKGYRPLLFFFATFMLMIGAISFYFGSNPTVVFFPDNDPKSVYVTMELPLGTDIHKTDEVSVRVENIINKTLEPYQDIIRSIATNVGSGKGGMFESARAANKSLTTISFVEYKDRKGHSTSEIMKLISKNLKGFIGAKIFVEKDENGPPVGHPINLEISGDNFEELLTISNNIKEMLDADKIPGVEELKLDLDQGKPEMLINIDRDKVRRFGLSTSQVASALRNSLYGLEVSKFKDGEDEFDIMLRLSDEYRYDVPALMNQKISMMSPVNNKFIQIPISSVASYTYGSTYERINRIDNKRVVTIYSNVVEGFNANVINARIREIMADYNMPKGYSFKLTGEQEEQEETQNFLAEALMIALALITLILVTQFNSAVKPLIIMITVLFSTIGVFLGLGTFQMPFVILMTGIGIISLAGIVVNNGIVLVDYIDLLRKEKKANTDLKGKKYLSAQQEIDCIAKAGKTRLRPVLLTAITTVLGLLPLAVGMNFNFLTLFSRFDPQLSFGSDSTAFWGPMSWTVIFGLTVATFLTLVIAPVMFRISTQVEHRLYRFAEKKKK, encoded by the coding sequence ATGAACGATAATACTAAAAACACGGCTGCCGAAAATAAGCAAAGGCAGTTTAAACCAACCTTCGCGGCCTTAAAGAACAAGAATTCTATTTTTATTCTGACAGTTCTATTAAGTTTGTATGGCTTGTTTTCATACGTAGGCATGCCAAGGGAATTGTTCCCTGAGGTGGTTATTCCAAATATTTCCATTTCAACTCTTTACCCGGGCAACTCACCTGTCGATATTGAAAATCTGGTGACACGACCTATAGAAAAAGAGCTCAAATCTCTGAAAAATGTTAAAAAATTATCCTCTGCCTCTTTCGAAGACATGAGTTTAATTATTGTAGAGTTTAACACGGATATTGAAGTTAAACAAGCTCTACAAGACACCAAAGATAAGGTTGATAAAGCACTTAGTGAACTGCCGGATGATTTGCCAAACGATCCTGTTGTAGAGGATATTGATATGGCCGATTTTCCAATTCTCAACGTTAACTTATCCGGCGATTACGGCTTGGATGACTTAAAACATTTTGCTGAAGAACTGCAGGATAAATTTGAGTCTTTACCTGAAGTGTCAGAAGCTGATATTAAGGGAATTGATGAGCGTGAGATTAAAATTAATGCTGATCTGCACAAGATGGAAGCCAATGGGATTTCATTTAAAGATATCGAAACCGCTATTGGCGACGAAAATATCACCATGAGTGCCGGTACCTTAATTACGGATAATACACGAAGAAGTATCCGTACATCTGCTGACTATACATCTATGGAGCAGATTAAAAATACGATTGTTAAAGTAACAAACAACAAAGTTGTTTATTTGAAAGATGTAGCCGAGGTTGTTGATGGGTATGAAGAACTTTCCTCCATTTCCCGTTTGGAAAATAATCCTGTAGTCTCTCTTTCATTGAGTAAAAAATCAGGAGAAAACCTTTTAGCAGCTACCGATCAAATTTATAAAATCATCAATGAGCTAAAAGAAAGTGGCTTTTTACCGGAAGGCTTAAAAGTTACGGTTACAAATGATACTTCAGAAGATGTTAGGGGGATGATTAGTGATCTTGAGAATTCAATTATCATGGGTATGATATTAGTCGTTCTTATTCTCTACTTATTTATGGGATTAAGAAATGCTTTATTCTCGGGACTGGCAATTCCTATGTCCATGTTTATTTCGTTCATCGTACTGAGTCAAATGGGCTATACCATTAATCAGATGATTCTTTTTTCTCTGATTTTGGCTCTGGGTATGTTGGTGGATAATGCCATTGTGGTCGTCGAGAATGTTTATCGACTCCACGAAGAGGGCCTATCCCCTCTTGAAGCAACAAAAAAAGGTGTAAGCGAAATTGCCGGACCAATTATTTCATCAACGGCAACTACAGTAGCAGCCTTTTTCCCCTTACTCATGTGGGGTGGTATTATGGGAGAATTTATGAAATATCTGCCCATTACACTAATTATAGTTTTGACTTCATCGCTATTTGTTGCTCTAATCCTTAATCCTGTATTTACGGCAACTTTTGTCAAAATAGATGATATCAAATCTAAATTGAAGTACAAAAGAGTGATTACAATTGCGTCGATTTTTATCGCAATTTCTATCCCCTTTTATATTGCAGCAAGCTATTTTATGGCTAATATTTTAGCCTGCATCGCTTTAATCATGCTTATCAACTTACTTGCATTAAGACCATTTGCAAGATGGTTTCAATTGAAAATGTTAGTTACGCTAGAAGATCTGTATGAGAAAACTTTACGTTTTGCCTTAAAAGGGTACCGTCCACTTCTTTTCTTCTTTGCTACATTTATGTTGATGATTGGTGCAATATCTTTCTATTTTGGAAGCAATCCAACTGTTGTTTTCTTCCCTGATAATGATCCAAAATCAGTTTATGTCACTATGGAACTACCCTTGGGAACCGATATTCATAAAACAGACGAAGTTTCTGTAAGGGTCGAAAACATTATTAATAAAACCTTAGAACCATATCAGGATATTATCCGTTCTATAGCGACCAATGTTGGTTCTGGAAAAGGCGGTATGTTTGAATCAGCTCGTGCAGCGAACAAATCTTTAACAACAATTTCTTTTGTTGAATATAAAGATCGAAAAGGCCACAGTACATCTGAAATTATGAAGTTAATTTCAAAAAATCTGAAAGGATTTATTGGTGCTAAAATATTTGTTGAGAAAGATGAAAATGGACCTCCGGTTGGTCATCCTATCAACTTGGAAATTTCTGGTGATAATTTTGAAGAGTTATTAACCATTTCAAATAACATCAAAGAAATGCTTGATGCGGATAAGATTCCAGGTGTTGAAGAATTGAAATTAGATTTGGATCAGGGAAAACCTGAAATGTTGATCAATATCGACAGGGATAAGGTTCGTCGATTTGGCTTATCAACCAGTCAGGTTGCGAGCGCACTTCGTAACTCTTTATATGGTTTGGAAGTTTCAAAATTCAAAGATGGAGAAGATGAATTTGATATCATGTTACGATTGAGCGATGAATACCGATACGATGTACCGGCTCTGATGAATCAGAAGATTTCGATGATGAGCCCGGTGAATAATAAATTCATCCAAATTCCTATTTCATCTGTTGCATCATACACCTATGGATCAACATACGAACGAATCAACCGAATCGATAATAAAAGGGTTGTAACCATTTATTCAAATGTAGTTGAAGGGTTTAATGCCAATGTTATTAATGCTCGTATTAGAGAGATAATGGCAGACTATAACATGCCCAAAGGATATAGCTTTAAGCTTACCGGAGAACAGGAAGAACAAGAAGAAACACAGAATTTCTTAGCTGAAGCATTAATGATTGCTCTGGCTTTAATTACGCTTATTCTAGTAACTCAGTTTAACTCCGCTGTAAAGCCACTTATTATCATGATAACGGTATTATTTAGTACTATTGGAGTTTTCCTTGGATTAGGTACTTTCCAAATGCCATTCGTTATTTTAATGACAGGAATTGGTATTATTTCACTGGCGGGAATTGTGGTTAACAATGGTATTGTATTGGTTGATTATATTGACTTGCTCAGAAAAGAGAAGAAAGCAAATACCGACTTAAAAGGTAAAAAATACCTAAGCGCTCAGCAAGAAATTGACTGTATTGCCAAAGCTGGGAAAACACGTTTACGTCCTGTATTGCTAACGGCGATTACAACCGTACTGGGTTTATTACCTCTAGCTGTTGGAATGAACTTCAATTTCTTAACTCTATTCAGTAGATTCGATCCTCAGTTGTCATTCGGTAGCGATAGTACTGCATTCTGGGGTCCGATGTCGTGGACTGTTATTTTTGGTCTGACTGTAGCAACTTTCTTAACATTGGTTATTGCACCGGTCATGTTTAGAATTTCAACTCAAGTTGAACACAGACTTTACCGATTTGCAGAAAAGAAGAAAAAATAA
- a CDS encoding efflux RND transporter periplasmic adaptor subunit, translating to MKKFIIAGIIPLLFACSAKNADDKKEKTEQLKEYKTELKDLKEKISKLESEVNKGTQKEIALNVKVEKLNVSKFEHFIQITGNVEADKNITIQPEASGNIISIDVKEGQYVKKGDIIAQLNFSKLQNDIDELKTQLALSKTLFDRQERLWNQKIGSEVEFLTAKSNLEAQKSRLNALESQKDLAIVRAPFDGIIDEIYQKKGEMAGPNSPLAQLVNINRVYVEGDVSETYLSAIKAGENADLDFPAINYQTTAPIYRTSNVIDPANRSFKVRVNIKNPGQIIKPNLISIIKIRDFVQDEAIVVPSIIIKKDFEGNYLYIAEKQDKKMIAKKVYVTVSKTYNNLSMIDTGLKLGDLIITEGFSQVVNGTIIKIK from the coding sequence ATGAAAAAATTTATTATAGCAGGTATCATTCCATTATTATTTGCATGTTCAGCAAAAAATGCCGACGATAAAAAAGAGAAAACTGAACAATTAAAAGAATACAAAACTGAGCTGAAGGATTTGAAAGAGAAAATTTCGAAACTCGAATCAGAAGTGAATAAAGGAACCCAAAAGGAAATCGCTCTTAATGTTAAAGTGGAAAAATTGAATGTTTCGAAATTTGAACATTTTATTCAAATCACAGGAAATGTTGAAGCCGATAAGAACATTACAATACAGCCTGAAGCATCGGGAAATATTATTTCAATAGATGTGAAAGAAGGACAATATGTGAAAAAAGGTGATATTATCGCACAACTTAATTTTTCGAAACTTCAAAACGATATTGATGAACTAAAGACTCAGTTGGCTTTAAGCAAAACTTTGTTCGATAGACAAGAGCGTTTGTGGAATCAGAAAATTGGATCTGAAGTGGAATTTTTGACTGCAAAATCAAACTTGGAAGCTCAAAAAAGCAGATTGAATGCTTTAGAGTCTCAAAAGGATTTAGCTATCGTTCGTGCTCCATTTGATGGTATTATCGACGAAATTTATCAGAAAAAAGGCGAAATGGCAGGTCCAAACAGTCCACTTGCTCAACTGGTGAATATCAATCGTGTATATGTAGAAGGTGATGTTTCTGAAACCTATTTATCAGCGATTAAAGCGGGGGAAAATGCGGACTTAGATTTTCCAGCGATTAATTACCAAACAACTGCACCAATTTACCGAACATCGAATGTTATAGACCCTGCCAACAGAAGTTTTAAGGTTCGTGTCAATATTAAAAATCCAGGTCAAATAATCAAACCCAACCTGATTTCAATCATTAAAATTCGCGATTTTGTTCAGGATGAAGCCATTGTGGTCCCCTCTATTATCATTAAAAAAGATTTTGAAGGAAACTATTTGTACATCGCTGAAAAACAAGATAAAAAAATGATTGCGAAAAAAGTATATGTTACTGTTTCTAAGACTTACAACAACCTCTCTATGATTGATACAGGACTTAAATTGGGTGATTTAATCATTACCGAAGGCTTCTCACAAGTTGTTAACGGTACCATTATCAAGATTAAATAA
- a CDS encoding TolC family protein, whose translation MKNLLQIASVVLLVFSSVGVKAQIKDTEEISSKEARTDSPIKFSLEEAQKYALENSFMVKGSDYDLKVAKRKVWEAISTGLPQVKASANYSKNLDIAVSLLPAEFFGGNAGEYTPVKFGQTYTSAATVNVDQKIFDGSYIVGLGAAKVFVQLSQNTKTKSEIDVKDLVAQAYYNVLVARENYKTIEENVAITKKTHFETKAYYENGFREELDVDQVMLMLKRSENQLSDAKRAISNALIMLKFTMGYDIEKDIELNNNLETFINPLLISKTESKELDLENHIDYKIVDTQLKAQKLIIKNEQAGYLPNLSAFYSYGKNTSADAWNVYKSNVPWFKSSMVGLKISMPIFTGFNRRSKIKQEKINYKKIEDLKYNTEQSLKKDLSLSYNSLVNAKDTYENDLKGLEIAKRIYERTLVKFNEGVSTSTELSNNEQQYLNSHSAYINATLNLLNSKIAFDKALGKL comes from the coding sequence ATGAAGAATCTCTTACAAATTGCGAGCGTCGTTTTGCTGGTATTTTCGAGTGTGGGTGTGAAAGCCCAAATAAAAGACACTGAAGAAATCAGTTCGAAAGAAGCCCGAACAGATAGTCCTATAAAGTTCAGTTTGGAAGAAGCTCAAAAGTATGCTTTGGAAAATTCCTTTATGGTTAAAGGCAGCGATTACGATTTAAAAGTGGCGAAGAGAAAAGTATGGGAAGCTATTTCAACAGGGTTGCCACAGGTTAAAGCCAGTGCAAACTATTCCAAAAATCTGGATATTGCAGTCAGCTTATTACCTGCTGAATTTTTTGGAGGAAATGCCGGGGAATACACACCTGTGAAATTTGGACAAACCTATACCAGTGCTGCAACAGTTAATGTCGATCAGAAAATTTTTGATGGTTCCTATATAGTAGGTTTGGGTGCGGCTAAGGTTTTCGTTCAGCTTTCGCAAAACACCAAAACCAAATCGGAGATTGATGTTAAGGATTTAGTGGCACAGGCCTATTATAATGTATTGGTGGCTCGGGAAAACTACAAAACCATTGAAGAGAATGTAGCCATCACAAAGAAAACACATTTCGAAACAAAAGCTTATTACGAAAATGGTTTTCGCGAAGAACTTGATGTTGACCAGGTGATGCTAATGTTGAAACGTTCCGAAAATCAATTATCAGATGCAAAAAGAGCCATTTCCAATGCCCTTATCATGCTGAAGTTTACTATGGGATACGATATTGAAAAAGATATTGAACTGAATAATAACTTAGAGACTTTCATTAATCCACTCCTTATTTCGAAAACCGAATCCAAAGAATTGGATCTTGAAAATCATATCGATTATAAAATTGTAGATACGCAACTTAAAGCTCAAAAATTAATTATCAAAAACGAACAAGCAGGCTACCTGCCTAATCTTTCAGCTTTTTACAGTTATGGTAAAAACACCAGTGCAGATGCTTGGAATGTGTATAAAAGTAATGTGCCCTGGTTTAAGTCATCAATGGTTGGTTTAAAAATCAGCATGCCCATTTTTACCGGTTTCAATCGTCGATCAAAGATTAAACAGGAAAAAATCAATTATAAGAAAATTGAAGATCTGAAATACAATACAGAACAAAGTCTTAAAAAGGATTTGAGTCTTTCATACAATTCGTTGGTGAATGCCAAAGACACATATGAAAATGACCTTAAAGGACTGGAAATTGCCAAACGCATTTACGAAAGAACTCTTGTAAAGTTTAACGAAGGGGTTTCGACAAGTACCGAACTTTCGAATAATGAACAACAATATTTGAATTCACATTCTGCTTATATCAACGCAACGCTTAATTTATTGAATTCAAAAATTGCCTTCGATAAAGCATTGGGTAAACTCTAA
- a CDS encoding TetR/AcrR family transcriptional regulator has product MESQKQKILESAHTLFFQCGTRSVSMDDISKKLSISKKTLYQYFKNKYELIEEVVNWDLSNPRFNFQSEKYKGLNAIDCYWEFHQFVLGILKNQHHSFDYDLNKYHPELAKEFKTRKLELFKSDLLININQGIKEGLYRDNFNIEIISNLLIRFYLNRWNQELEAYNGDEIFSERFHRELTLYHLHGICSIKGVEYLNKISKQD; this is encoded by the coding sequence ATGGAAAGTCAAAAACAAAAAATATTAGAATCAGCACACACTTTGTTCTTTCAGTGTGGTACCCGCAGTGTATCGATGGATGATATTTCTAAAAAGCTAAGTATCTCTAAAAAAACACTTTATCAATATTTTAAAAACAAGTATGAACTTATTGAAGAGGTTGTAAATTGGGATTTGAGTAACCCAAGATTCAACTTTCAATCTGAAAAATATAAAGGACTAAATGCTATTGATTGTTATTGGGAGTTTCATCAATTCGTTCTGGGAATTCTAAAAAATCAACATCATTCGTTTGATTACGATTTAAATAAATACCATCCCGAACTGGCCAAAGAATTTAAAACCCGAAAACTAGAACTGTTTAAATCTGATTTGCTCATCAATATTAATCAAGGTATTAAAGAAGGACTGTATCGGGATAATTTCAATATCGAAATCATTTCTAACCTGTTGATTCGTTTCTATTTAAATCGTTGGAATCAGGAACTTGAAGCCTATAACGGGGATGAAATATTTTCAGAAAGATTTCATAGGGAATTAACCTTGTATCATTTACATGGTATCTGTAGTATAAAAGGTGTTGAGTATCTCAATAAAATATCGAAACAAGATTGA
- a CDS encoding rhodanese-like domain-containing protein — translation MKRIFLISTLILLLGFTGQAQKIEFKKLSAKKFQSLIQKDNNHLLIDVSRKIDHIEGHIKGAVFAETSEKLYSILDTIPNSRSILVYCRYGKRSQKACWLIAEKYPNKIYSLTKGFEDWKAKGYKLVK, via the coding sequence ATGAAACGTATTTTCCTTATAAGCACTCTAATTCTTTTGCTTGGTTTTACAGGTCAAGCACAGAAAATTGAATTTAAAAAGCTGAGTGCAAAAAAATTTCAATCTCTGATTCAAAAAGATAATAATCATCTTTTGATAGATGTCAGCAGAAAAATTGATCACATCGAAGGCCATATAAAAGGTGCCGTATTTGCCGAAACCTCAGAGAAACTTTATTCTATTCTCGACACCATTCCTAATTCCCGATCAATCCTGGTCTATTGCAGATATGGAAAAAGAAGTCAAAAAGCCTGTTGGTTGATTGCTGAAAAATACCCAAACAAAATTTATTCTCTGACAAAAGGCTTTGAAGATTGGAAAGCCAAAGGCTATAAACTTGTCAAGTAA